From a single Kitasatospora azatica KCTC 9699 genomic region:
- the pcaB gene encoding 3-carboxy-cis,cis-muconate cycloisomerase, whose product MTEPALPAADLDSGLLSPVRAGTPVEAVTGDRAWLQAMLDAEAGLARAQARLGTVPAAAAETITRAARAERLDLVALARQGREAANPVVGLVRALTAVVAAEDAAAAEYVHRGSTSQDVLDTGAMLVAQRAIRVILPDLDRTVTALTALAATHRDTTMAGRTLALHAVPTTFGVKAAGWLELVRTARTRLAALADALPVELGGAAGTLAGYLEYAEDAGPDYGRRLTAVYAEEVGLAVPTLPWHALRTPIADLGAACALLTGALGKIAADVQVLVRTEVGELAEPAVTGRGRSSAMPHKRNPVLATLIRSAALQVPVLAAGLAQCMVAEDERSAGVWHAEWQLLRECLRLAGGAAHLAAELAEGLEVRPERMRENLDLTGGQLVSERIAAVLAPLLGRGTAQELLNQASTRAATEGRPLGAVLGELPEIRAKLTEQALAELLDPANYTGAAGELVDGVIKGH is encoded by the coding sequence ATGACCGAGCCCGCCCTGCCCGCCGCCGACCTGGACAGTGGACTGCTCTCCCCGGTCCGGGCCGGGACACCGGTGGAGGCGGTCACCGGCGACCGGGCCTGGCTGCAGGCGATGCTGGACGCCGAGGCGGGCCTGGCCCGGGCGCAGGCCCGGCTCGGGACGGTGCCGGCGGCCGCTGCCGAGACCATCACCCGGGCGGCGCGTGCCGAACGGCTCGACCTGGTGGCGCTGGCCCGGCAGGGCCGGGAGGCGGCCAACCCGGTGGTCGGACTGGTCCGGGCGCTGACCGCGGTGGTGGCGGCCGAGGACGCGGCGGCCGCCGAGTACGTGCACCGCGGCTCGACCAGCCAGGACGTGCTGGACACCGGGGCGATGCTGGTCGCGCAGCGGGCGATCCGGGTGATCCTGCCGGACCTGGACCGGACGGTGACGGCCCTGACCGCGCTCGCCGCCACGCACCGCGACACCACCATGGCCGGGCGCACCCTGGCGCTGCACGCCGTGCCGACCACCTTCGGCGTCAAGGCGGCCGGCTGGCTCGAGCTGGTCCGCACCGCGCGCACCCGACTGGCCGCGCTGGCGGACGCCCTGCCGGTCGAACTCGGTGGCGCCGCCGGGACCTTGGCCGGCTACCTGGAGTACGCCGAGGACGCCGGACCGGACTACGGCCGCCGGCTGACCGCCGTGTACGCCGAAGAGGTCGGCCTGGCCGTGCCCACGCTGCCCTGGCACGCGCTGCGCACCCCGATCGCCGACCTCGGCGCGGCCTGCGCGCTGCTCACCGGAGCTCTCGGCAAGATCGCGGCGGACGTGCAGGTGCTGGTCCGCACCGAGGTCGGCGAGTTGGCCGAGCCGGCCGTCACCGGCCGCGGGCGCTCCTCGGCGATGCCGCACAAGCGAAACCCGGTGCTGGCCACGCTGATTCGCTCCGCCGCGCTCCAAGTGCCGGTGCTGGCAGCCGGACTGGCGCAGTGCATGGTGGCCGAGGACGAACGCTCGGCCGGGGTCTGGCACGCGGAGTGGCAACTGCTGCGCGAGTGCCTGCGGTTGGCCGGCGGCGCGGCGCACCTGGCGGCGGAGCTGGCGGAGGGGCTGGAGGTCCGTCCCGAACGGATGCGGGAGAACCTGGACCTCACCGGCGGGCAGCTGGTCTCCGAGCGGATCGCCGCGGTGCTGGCGCCGCTGCTCGGCCGCGGCACCGCGCAGGAGCTGCTGAACCAGGCCTCCACCCGGGCCGCCACCGAGGGCCGCCCGCTCGGGGCGGTGCTGGGTGAGCTGCCCGAGATCCGCGCGAAGCTGACCGAGCAGGCCCTCGCCGAGCTCCTCGACCCGGCCAACTACACGGGGGCGGCGGGCGAACTGGTGGACGGCGTGATCAAGGGGCACTGA
- a CDS encoding PucR family transcriptional regulator yields MIVGDLLQVPDLPLGLAWGPPELLEREVTGVTSTDLQDPARYLQPGELVLSGLVWWQPDHPGARALALRFATSLRSAGVAALLAGEGTHGEVPPSLVEACRVHGIPLLSVPAGVSFRAVTDRIYLRLWGDLRSAAAGTAAVPEGARRELVELMYSGAPAAVVLDRAVSRLGCGPCSLVAASGRTIATSADAPDPDPETVRRALENGVALPIGEGGDTPFDGWYLYPHAAEPGQAAVLHGLADVLATLWTRTRGEAAERRRAAGRLAALLTGAAPVHSTELAEALASCELPPDAPLVPLTARIDGVDLAWAADALAEALRSASADAFAVGADENGRAVAVAACDDPVRLTEGLREVWHRLQARLPDRHLLRAGVGPRAVRPTVELVAGLRQARYALDAAAVAAPRGATVGTSTELDSLAALVRGIPPEVADAFRRRLLDPLTEHDRIAGGALLATLVAFLDHDCSWARTAAALHVHVNTVHYRVRRIEELTERDLGRLDDRLDLRAALLCGVD; encoded by the coding sequence ATGATCGTCGGAGATCTCCTGCAGGTCCCGGACCTGCCCCTGGGACTGGCCTGGGGACCGCCCGAGCTGCTGGAGCGCGAGGTCACCGGAGTCACCTCCACCGACCTGCAGGACCCGGCCCGCTACCTGCAACCGGGCGAACTGGTGCTCTCCGGACTGGTCTGGTGGCAGCCCGACCACCCCGGCGCCCGGGCCCTCGCCCTGCGCTTCGCCACCTCGCTGCGCAGCGCCGGCGTGGCCGCGCTGCTGGCCGGCGAGGGCACCCACGGCGAGGTGCCGCCCAGCCTGGTGGAGGCCTGCCGGGTGCACGGCATCCCGTTGCTCTCGGTCCCCGCCGGGGTCAGCTTCCGGGCCGTGACCGACCGGATCTACCTGCGGCTCTGGGGTGACCTGCGATCGGCGGCGGCGGGCACCGCGGCCGTCCCCGAGGGCGCCCGCCGGGAGCTGGTCGAGCTGATGTACTCGGGCGCACCGGCCGCCGTGGTGCTGGACCGCGCGGTCTCCCGACTCGGCTGCGGCCCCTGCTCCCTGGTCGCCGCCTCCGGCCGCACCATCGCCACCTCCGCCGACGCGCCCGACCCGGACCCGGAGACGGTCAGACGCGCACTGGAGAACGGCGTCGCGCTGCCGATCGGCGAGGGCGGCGACACCCCGTTCGACGGCTGGTACCTCTACCCGCACGCCGCCGAGCCGGGCCAGGCCGCCGTGCTGCACGGGCTCGCCGACGTGCTGGCCACGCTGTGGACCCGCACCCGCGGCGAGGCCGCCGAACGCCGCCGGGCGGCCGGCCGACTGGCCGCGCTGCTCACCGGTGCGGCCCCGGTGCACAGCACCGAGCTGGCCGAGGCGCTCGCCTCCTGCGAGCTGCCGCCGGACGCCCCACTGGTCCCGCTGACCGCCCGGATCGACGGCGTGGACCTGGCCTGGGCCGCCGACGCGCTGGCCGAGGCGCTGCGCTCGGCCAGCGCCGACGCCTTCGCGGTCGGCGCCGACGAGAACGGCCGGGCCGTCGCGGTCGCCGCCTGCGACGACCCGGTCCGGCTGACCGAGGGGCTGCGCGAGGTCTGGCACCGGCTGCAGGCCCGACTGCCCGACCGCCACCTGCTGCGGGCCGGTGTCGGCCCGCGCGCCGTCCGTCCCACCGTCGAGCTGGTCGCCGGACTGCGCCAGGCCCGGTACGCGCTGGACGCGGCGGCCGTGGCCGCACCGCGCGGCGCCACCGTCGGGACCAGCACCGAGCTGGACTCGCTGGCGGCCCTGGTGCGCGGCATCCCGCCCGAGGTCGCGGACGCCTTCCGCCGCCGGCTGCTCGACCCGCTGACCGAGCACGACCGGATCGCCGGCGGAGCGCTGCTGGCGACCCTGGTCGCCTTCCTGGACCACGACTGCTCCTGGGCCCGGACGGCGGCGGCCCTGCACGTGCACGTGAACACCGTCCACTACCGGGTGCGACGGATCGAGGAGCTCACCGAGCGCGACCTGGGCCGCCTGGACGACCGCCTGGACCTGCGCGCGGCGCTGCTCTGCGGGGTGGACTGA
- a CDS encoding carbon-nitrogen hydrolase family protein yields the protein MTVPQDRFALPTNTLRIAAAQAPVVPGDVEANAARAAELVAQAGADGVRLVVFAEKFLTGYEPELIASDPIRFTVTEDDPRLAPIAAACRAAGTAAVLGAATRDGDGVLRISALVFGSDGEPVARYDKQHQFGAEPEVFAPGAAGCTLELDGWRLGLGVCYDSGFPEHARAAALDGCHAYLVGALFGTGGGRRQRAVWFPARALDNTMYVLLANHVGATGGWDTCGGSAVWGPDGGLLADAGEAGAGLATAELDPAVLGAVRAELTMLGEIAGRDARIAAGPRTRAKLS from the coding sequence ATGACCGTCCCTCAAGATCGCTTCGCCCTGCCCACCAACACCCTGCGGATCGCCGCCGCGCAGGCGCCCGTCGTCCCCGGTGACGTCGAGGCCAACGCAGCCCGGGCCGCCGAGCTGGTCGCCCAGGCCGGCGCCGACGGCGTACGGCTGGTCGTCTTCGCCGAGAAGTTCCTGACCGGTTACGAGCCAGAGCTGATCGCCTCCGACCCGATCCGCTTCACGGTGACCGAGGACGACCCCCGGCTCGCGCCGATCGCCGCTGCCTGCCGTGCGGCGGGAACGGCCGCTGTGCTCGGCGCGGCCACCCGGGACGGCGACGGGGTGCTGCGGATCTCGGCGCTGGTCTTCGGCTCGGACGGCGAGCCGGTGGCCCGGTACGACAAGCAGCACCAGTTCGGGGCGGAGCCCGAGGTCTTCGCCCCGGGTGCGGCCGGCTGCACGCTGGAGCTGGACGGCTGGCGGCTCGGCCTGGGCGTCTGCTACGACTCCGGCTTCCCCGAGCACGCCCGCGCGGCGGCACTGGACGGCTGCCACGCCTACCTGGTCGGCGCGCTCTTCGGTACCGGTGGCGGCCGGCGGCAGCGGGCCGTCTGGTTCCCGGCCCGGGCGTTGGACAACACCATGTACGTGCTGCTGGCCAACCATGTGGGGGCCACCGGCGGCTGGGACACCTGTGGCGGCAGTGCGGTCTGGGGACCGGACGGCGGGCTGCTGGCGGACGCCGGTGAGGCCGGGGCCGGGCTGGCCACGGCCGAGCTCGACCCGGCGGTGCTGGGCGCGGTGCGGGCCGAGCTGACGATGCTGGGCGAGATCGCCGGACGCGACGCCCGGATCGCCGCCGGGCCGCGCACCCGGGCCAAGCTGAGCTGA
- the murJ gene encoding murein biosynthesis integral membrane protein MurJ, with protein MTTHTAGEPYGSYGPPESYGSAQPVPPQPGQQPQEQHPAYQYGQQQQQPDPYGQAAGQPWNGQQSAGQQSSGQPWNGQQPYQPYPGEQQASQPSQPYGLPSDYGMPQPYGDPPTMTLRPIPAQDYPAPPTAPPTAVPPQRESANAEPSEEAAAGRNGLIMAIGTLASRGLGFVRSAMLVAALGSSQLAGVFNVANTLPNIVFVMLIGGALSSVFVPELVKAAKTHKDGGVAYTDRLLTLCGVALVALTLVAVLAAPMLISIYGPTWTGVKRDLAITLARYLLPEILFYGFFTLLGQVLNARGRFGAMMWAPALNNVVAIAVFGLYMAVGGQAAELGKVTSGQTMLLGVGTTLGVVVQALGLLPSLKAAKFRFRPRFDWRGAGLGQPLRAATWALLLVVVTQVAFTVITALTTSVHNDSANIAYANAYQLFVVPQGVITISLVTAILPQMSRAATEGNLPKIGSDLASVLRNSAAMIIPATVLFIAFAGQITQAAYGYGHATQGDGLPLTAASLLAFAFGLPFFCAQYGLARGFYAMGDARTPFWLTVIASGTNVALSYLAFLVLSDRWIVVGMAAAQSVACVVSMLVTGLALSKRLSSLPAAPEDPEARARVLRAAMRNPLTSGLDGRRVFGLHFGLLLACLPGALVGHFLAAAVGGLFGASALGKLIGSVFGLGLGSLLVLASLFVLAKPLGVASTVAPLARKLRIPYPATPEPGGRRRRH; from the coding sequence ATGACCACGCACACGGCGGGCGAACCGTACGGTTCGTACGGTCCGCCCGAGTCGTACGGGTCGGCGCAGCCGGTGCCGCCGCAACCGGGACAGCAGCCGCAGGAGCAGCACCCGGCGTACCAGTACGGGCAGCAGCAGCAACAGCCGGACCCGTACGGGCAGGCCGCCGGTCAGCCGTGGAACGGACAGCAGTCGGCCGGGCAGCAGTCGAGCGGGCAGCCGTGGAACGGCCAGCAGCCCTACCAGCCGTACCCCGGTGAGCAGCAGGCCTCCCAGCCCTCCCAGCCGTACGGCCTGCCCTCCGACTACGGCATGCCGCAGCCGTACGGCGACCCGCCGACTATGACGCTGCGCCCGATCCCCGCCCAGGACTACCCCGCCCCGCCGACGGCGCCGCCCACGGCGGTGCCCCCGCAGCGCGAGTCCGCGAACGCGGAGCCGTCGGAGGAGGCGGCCGCCGGGCGCAACGGGCTGATCATGGCGATCGGGACCCTGGCCTCGCGCGGGCTGGGCTTCGTGCGCAGCGCGATGCTGGTCGCCGCGCTCGGCTCCAGCCAGTTGGCCGGCGTCTTCAACGTCGCCAACACGCTGCCGAACATCGTCTTCGTGATGCTCATCGGCGGTGCGCTCAGCTCGGTCTTCGTGCCCGAGCTGGTGAAGGCCGCCAAGACCCACAAGGACGGCGGCGTCGCGTACACCGACCGGCTGCTGACCCTGTGCGGGGTGGCGCTGGTGGCGCTGACCCTGGTCGCGGTGCTCGCCGCACCGATGCTGATCAGCATCTACGGGCCGACCTGGACCGGGGTGAAACGCGACCTGGCCATCACGCTGGCCCGGTACCTGCTGCCGGAGATCCTCTTCTACGGCTTCTTCACGCTGCTGGGACAGGTGCTCAACGCGCGCGGCAGGTTCGGCGCGATGATGTGGGCGCCCGCGCTCAACAACGTCGTGGCGATCGCGGTGTTCGGGCTCTACATGGCGGTGGGCGGCCAGGCGGCCGAGCTCGGCAAGGTCACCTCCGGTCAGACCATGCTGCTCGGCGTCGGCACCACGCTGGGCGTGGTGGTCCAGGCGCTGGGTCTGCTGCCCTCGCTGAAGGCGGCCAAGTTCCGCTTCCGGCCGCGCTTCGACTGGCGCGGCGCCGGGCTCGGCCAGCCGCTGCGGGCGGCCACCTGGGCGCTGCTGCTGGTGGTGGTGACCCAGGTCGCGTTCACCGTGATCACCGCGCTGACCACCAGCGTGCACAACGACAGTGCCAACATCGCCTACGCCAACGCCTACCAGCTCTTCGTGGTGCCGCAGGGCGTCATCACCATCTCGCTGGTGACCGCGATCCTGCCGCAGATGTCCCGGGCCGCCACCGAGGGCAACCTGCCCAAGATCGGCTCCGACCTGGCCTCGGTGCTGCGCAACTCCGCTGCGATGATCATCCCGGCGACTGTGCTGTTCATCGCCTTCGCCGGTCAGATCACCCAGGCCGCCTACGGCTACGGCCACGCCACCCAGGGCGACGGCCTCCCGCTGACCGCCGCGTCGCTGCTGGCCTTCGCCTTCGGTCTGCCGTTCTTCTGCGCCCAGTACGGGCTGGCCCGCGGCTTCTACGCGATGGGCGACGCCCGAACGCCGTTCTGGCTGACCGTGATCGCCTCCGGTACCAATGTGGCGCTCTCCTACCTCGCCTTCCTGGTGCTCAGCGACCGCTGGATCGTGGTCGGCATGGCGGCCGCGCAGAGCGTGGCCTGCGTGGTCTCCATGCTGGTCACCGGCCTGGCGCTGTCCAAGCGCCTGAGCTCGCTGCCGGCCGCGCCGGAGGACCCGGAGGCCCGGGCCCGGGTGCTGCGGGCCGCCATGCGCAACCCGCTGACCAGTGGACTGGACGGCCGCCGGGTCTTCGGGCTGCACTTCGGCCTGCTGCTTGCCTGCCTGCCGGGCGCGTTGGTGGGCCACTTCCTGGCCGCAGCGGTGGGCGGGCTGTTCGGTGCGAGCGCCCTGGGCAAGCTCATCGGCAGCGTCTTCGGCCTCGGCCTCGGCTCGCTGCTCGTCCTCGCCTCGCTCTTCGTGCTCGCGAAGCCGCTCGGCGTCGCCTCCACCGTCGCCCCGCTCGCCCGCAAGCTGCGGATCCCCTACCCCGCCACCCCCGAGCCCGGCGGTCGGCGGCGCCGACACTAG
- a CDS encoding phosphatase PAP2 family protein, whose product MHLTSTPDHRVLDRRQPLHTRLPRYAVIALAALVALGVLLGLLENDWAPLAGWDHGWAEGLHDFARRHPAFTASMQTTTMLGGPLVMRSLLALAAGWLWAIGARTLAGWTAAQALVGWGVQWAVKAAVDRPRPSWPDPVAHATDPAFPSGHAMAAAITAATLVALVWPRADRPVRIVCCTLAGLSTVLVGFTRLALGVHWPSDVLGGWILAVAVLGGTTVAVELWRPGALSRDVRRVNWRTRPRVQSVLAPVVPFPELPDLEQEEEREDEQEDGYRQDQAADDQ is encoded by the coding sequence ATGCACCTGACCAGTACCCCCGACCACCGCGTCCTGGACCGGCGGCAGCCGCTGCACACCCGGCTGCCGCGCTACGCGGTGATCGCCCTGGCGGCGCTGGTCGCACTCGGGGTGCTGCTGGGCCTGCTGGAGAACGACTGGGCCCCATTGGCCGGCTGGGACCACGGCTGGGCCGAGGGCCTGCACGACTTCGCCCGCCGGCACCCCGCCTTCACCGCCTCGATGCAGACCACCACCATGCTCGGCGGCCCGCTGGTCATGCGCAGTCTGCTGGCCCTGGCCGCCGGCTGGCTCTGGGCGATCGGCGCCCGCACCCTGGCCGGCTGGACCGCCGCCCAGGCACTGGTGGGCTGGGGCGTCCAGTGGGCGGTGAAGGCCGCCGTGGACCGCCCCCGGCCCAGCTGGCCGGATCCGGTCGCCCACGCCACCGACCCGGCCTTCCCCTCCGGCCACGCGATGGCCGCCGCGATCACCGCCGCCACCCTGGTGGCACTGGTCTGGCCGCGGGCCGACCGGCCGGTGCGGATCGTCTGCTGCACGCTGGCCGGGCTGAGCACGGTGCTGGTCGGCTTCACCCGACTCGCGCTCGGCGTGCACTGGCCCAGCGACGTGCTGGGTGGCTGGATCCTCGCGGTCGCGGTGCTCGGCGGCACGACGGTGGCGGTGGAGCTGTGGCGGCCCGGCGCGCTCTCCCGGGACGTCCGACGGGTGAACTGGCGAACCAGACCACGGGTGCAGAGCGTCCTGGCTCCTGTCGTGCCGTTCCCGGAACTGCCGGACCTCGAGCAGGAGGAGGAACGGGAAGACGAGCAGGAGGATGGGTACCGGCAGGACCAGGCAGCTGACGATCAGTGA
- a CDS encoding sigma-70 family RNA polymerase sigma factor: MATRAVVRDRADRTRTARPTNLEADRDLVGMYLDEIARTPLLDAAEEVELSLRIEAGVYAQHLLEEADDAGAPLPEGATREELEAIAADAERAKDVFIRSNLRLVVAVARRYPRSGLPLLDLIQEGNAGLVRAVEKFDYAKGFKFSTYATWWIRQAITRSIADQSRTIRLPVHLVEELGRIRRVQREKSKELGREADPAEVAAELDTTEARVKDVLDWARDPVSLNMAVDDEGETQFGDLVEDTGAVSPEDAVMVMLRREELDDLIGRLDDRTASIIRSRYGMEDGRERTLTEVGKQHGLTRERIRQIEKHALAELKKIAGHAGFEAA; the protein is encoded by the coding sequence ATGGCCACCCGTGCCGTCGTTCGCGACAGGGCCGACCGGACTCGTACGGCCCGCCCGACCAACCTCGAGGCCGACCGCGACCTGGTCGGCATGTACCTCGACGAGATCGCCAGGACTCCCCTCCTCGATGCCGCCGAGGAGGTTGAGCTGTCGCTGCGCATCGAAGCCGGCGTCTACGCCCAGCACCTGCTGGAGGAGGCCGACGACGCCGGGGCCCCGCTGCCCGAGGGCGCCACCCGCGAGGAGTTGGAGGCGATAGCCGCCGACGCCGAGCGGGCCAAGGACGTCTTCATCCGTTCCAACCTGCGGCTGGTCGTGGCCGTGGCCCGCCGCTACCCGCGCAGCGGCCTGCCCCTGCTCGACCTGATCCAGGAGGGCAACGCCGGCCTGGTCCGCGCCGTCGAGAAGTTCGACTACGCCAAGGGCTTCAAGTTCTCGACCTACGCGACCTGGTGGATCCGTCAGGCGATCACCCGCTCGATCGCCGACCAGTCCCGCACCATCCGGCTGCCCGTCCACCTGGTGGAGGAGCTCGGCCGGATCCGGCGGGTCCAGCGCGAGAAGTCCAAGGAGCTGGGCCGCGAGGCCGACCCCGCCGAGGTGGCCGCCGAACTGGACACCACCGAGGCCCGGGTGAAGGACGTCCTGGACTGGGCGCGTGACCCGGTCAGCCTCAACATGGCGGTGGACGACGAGGGCGAGACCCAGTTCGGCGACCTGGTCGAGGACACCGGCGCCGTCTCGCCGGAGGACGCCGTGATGGTCATGCTGCGCCGCGAGGAGCTGGACGACTTGATCGGCCGCCTGGACGACCGCACCGCATCGATCATCCGCTCCCGGTACGGGATGGAGGACGGCCGCGAGCGCACCCTGACCGAGGTCGGCAAGCAGCACGGGCTGACTCGTGAGCGGATCCGGCAGATCGAGAAGCACGCGCTGGCCGAACTGAAGAAGATCGCGGGGCACGCGGGGTTCGAGGCCGCGTGA
- a CDS encoding helix-turn-helix transcriptional regulator has product MPLLGRDEDLRAARAALTNRSAALLSGPAGIGLTTLAAELAAQAAADGWTVLRCEPVEEERELPFVGLGDLLYCLPAGQLDTLLNGLAEAPREALRAALLLGRRPEAPVDQLALRVGVLELLREVAGSARVLVLLDGVHWLDTPTAEALRFALRRAVGERLRVLATAREGERPTGWPGGAELTVGGLAATALAELVARSGPLPGWVPSSVPSSVPSSVPSSVPSSVPGSAHGSVFSAGLRDVQRVAGGNPRVAVELARAGFRWGPTGPRQVPPGVRETVRDRLAGYAAGERTSLLLAAVAARPSVRELDAALGGGAAALLDRALRAGVLEAGRGELRFREPLVRAVLLAEASPVELLAAGEALSRVAADPAEQARLAVLGGATGAELGAELLAGAARAGARGRDEEAYELATIALLAVRQEADGHGREAALPTLMAAAEYAAAVGRWEEARALAAQALADGGSGRLRTRARVVILRAAGQALAGYESLLAEDRALSAWSAARHLFAGRLAHAHAEADHAVATATATAAGTLEARTVAEARTLPAARTAPETCATSAARRACTVLAAARLALGEPAAARELLDRAGAARTVSPDWLLLMDLATGCQEPRTSHPEPPSCSPTPPNPGPSLPALILSTFAHGHSGDGPAALAESHRLAELLAARGEPLAGAWATPTHLPALMATALAELTGGSAERAREFALRAAAGWGAVAARWLRARALAVAGEAALLLGEAVTTATGVEDLQEVRRLAEESGAADPDTVRALALLAEGLVGLGEHAAAAEVLRQAARITGRWQAPDLAAAPAARTALQRAQGLAQGGLGNGREAVALLHSAADQQRADHLPLELARTLIALGSVERRLRHRPGARAALQEARELCAARGAQPLLARTERELDRLDQAIAVPGADGALLTASEQCVAGLAADGATNREVAAALFVSVKTVEGTLSRVYRKLGVRSRAALARALTTYS; this is encoded by the coding sequence GTGCCGCTGCTCGGACGGGACGAGGACCTGCGGGCGGCCCGCGCCGCGCTGACGAACCGCTCGGCTGCACTGCTCAGCGGACCGGCCGGGATCGGACTGACGACACTGGCCGCCGAACTGGCCGCCCAGGCGGCGGCGGACGGCTGGACCGTGTTGCGCTGCGAACCGGTCGAGGAGGAGCGCGAGCTCCCGTTCGTCGGCCTCGGTGACCTGCTCTACTGCCTGCCGGCCGGACAGTTGGACACGCTGCTGAACGGGCTGGCCGAGGCACCGCGCGAGGCGCTGCGGGCGGCGCTGCTGCTCGGCCGACGGCCGGAGGCGCCGGTGGACCAATTGGCGCTGCGGGTCGGGGTGCTGGAGCTACTGCGCGAAGTCGCGGGCTCGGCGCGGGTGCTGGTGCTGCTGGACGGGGTGCACTGGCTGGACACACCCACGGCGGAAGCGTTGCGGTTCGCGCTGCGGCGGGCCGTGGGGGAGCGGCTGCGGGTACTGGCCACGGCACGGGAAGGGGAGCGGCCCACCGGCTGGCCCGGGGGCGCGGAGCTCACCGTGGGCGGGCTGGCGGCGACGGCGCTGGCGGAACTGGTCGCCCGCTCGGGGCCGTTGCCCGGTTGGGTGCCCAGCTCGGTGCCCAGCTCGGTGCCCAGCTCGGTGCCCAGCTCGGTGCCCAGCTCGGTGCCCGGTTCGGCGCACGGTTCGGTGTTCAGTGCGGGGCTTCGGGACGTGCAGCGGGTCGCGGGTGGGAATCCGCGAGTGGCGGTGGAGTTGGCGCGAGCCGGCTTCCGCTGGGGTCCGACCGGGCCGCGCCAGGTTCCGCCCGGCGTCCGGGAAACGGTGCGCGACCGGTTGGCCGGCTACGCGGCGGGCGAGCGGACTTCCCTGCTACTGGCCGCCGTCGCGGCGCGGCCCTCGGTACGGGAGTTGGACGCGGCACTCGGCGGGGGAGCGGCTGCCCTGCTGGACCGGGCGCTGCGCGCGGGGGTGCTGGAAGCCGGCAGGGGCGAACTCCGGTTCCGAGAGCCCCTGGTGCGGGCGGTGCTGCTGGCGGAGGCCTCGCCGGTGGAGCTGCTGGCCGCCGGGGAAGCGCTGTCCCGAGTGGCGGCGGACCCGGCGGAGCAGGCTCGGCTGGCGGTCCTGGGCGGGGCGACGGGAGCCGAGCTGGGCGCGGAGCTGCTGGCGGGCGCGGCACGAGCCGGCGCCCGGGGGCGGGACGAGGAGGCGTACGAGCTGGCGACGATCGCGCTGCTGGCGGTACGTCAGGAGGCCGACGGGCACGGGCGGGAAGCTGCCCTTCCAACCCTGATGGCCGCTGCCGAGTACGCGGCGGCGGTCGGACGCTGGGAAGAGGCGCGAGCGCTCGCCGCACAGGCACTCGCTGACGGCGGTTCGGGTCGGCTGCGAACCCGGGCCCGAGTGGTGATCCTGCGCGCGGCCGGTCAGGCGCTGGCGGGATACGAGTCGCTGCTCGCCGAGGACCGGGCGCTGTCCGCGTGGTCAGCCGCCCGCCACCTCTTCGCAGGGCGCCTCGCCCACGCCCACGCCGAGGCCGACCACGCCGTCGCCACCGCCACCGCGACCGCCGCCGGCACCCTCGAGGCCCGTACAGTCGCCGAGGCCCGAACGCTCCCCGCTGCCCGCACAGCCCCCGAAACCTGCGCGACCTCCGCCGCTCGCAGGGCTTGCACGGTCCTCGCGGCCGCCAGACTCGCGCTCGGCGAGCCGGCTGCAGCCCGCGAACTGCTCGACCGCGCCGGCGCGGCGCGGACCGTATCCCCGGACTGGCTGCTCCTCATGGACCTGGCCACCGGCTGCCAGGAACCGCGCACGTCCCACCCCGAGCCGCCCTCCTGCTCCCCAACGCCCCCCAATCCCGGCCCCTCCCTCCCCGCGCTCATCCTCAGCACCTTCGCCCACGGCCACTCCGGTGACGGTCCAGCAGCGCTGGCCGAGTCGCACCGGCTGGCCGAACTCCTGGCCGCGCGCGGTGAACCGCTGGCCGGCGCCTGGGCCACTCCCACCCACCTGCCCGCCCTGATGGCGACAGCCCTCGCCGAGCTGACCGGCGGCAGCGCCGAGCGGGCCCGGGAGTTCGCGCTGCGGGCGGCGGCCGGCTGGGGCGCGGTGGCCGCTCGGTGGCTGCGGGCGAGGGCGCTGGCCGTGGCGGGCGAGGCTGCGCTGCTGCTGGGTGAGGCGGTGACCACGGCGACCGGCGTGGAGGACCTGCAGGAGGTGAGGCGCCTGGCCGAGGAGTCCGGTGCGGCCGACCCCGACACGGTCCGCGCCCTGGCGCTGCTGGCCGAGGGACTGGTCGGCCTGGGCGAGCACGCTGCCGCCGCCGAGGTGCTGCGACAGGCGGCGCGGATCACCGGACGGTGGCAGGCACCGGACCTGGCGGCCGCGCCCGCCGCCCGGACCGCGCTGCAACGGGCCCAGGGCCTGGCCCAAGGCGGCCTGGGCAACGGACGCGAGGCAGTCGCGCTGCTGCACTCCGCCGCCGACCAGCAGCGTGCGGACCACCTCCCGCTCGAACTGGCCCGTACCCTGATCGCCCTCGGCTCGGTCGAGCGCCGACTCCGCCACCGCCCCGGCGCCCGTGCCGCACTGCAGGAAGCCCGCGAACTCTGCGCCGCCCGGGGCGCGCAGCCACTGCTCGCCCGGACCGAACGCGAGCTGGACCGGCTGGACCAGGCGATCGCCGTCCCCGGTGCGGACGGTGCGCTGCTGACGGCCAGTGAGCAATGCGTCGCCGGCCTCGCCGCCGACGGTGCGACCAACCGCGAGGTGGCGGCCGCCCTCTTCGTCAGCGTCAAGACCGTGGAGGGCACCCTCTCCCGGGTCTACCGCAAACTCGGCGTCCGCTCCCGCGCCGCCCTGGCCCGCGCGCTGACCACCTACAGCTAG